The following coding sequences lie in one Enterococcus sp. 9E7_DIV0242 genomic window:
- a CDS encoding alpha/beta hydrolase, translating to MKKKLFITASSLMILGSLAGAISAKAEEKIQQEVGGGIYLVEKEATNFSTYVGEQTNQASAWQKQLKGLTEAERQEISGYLEKYVEKFASKASLGRGIMDTILDRIVIELAFDFGFRRDDTLYSMVVGSNATVPEESLAPFVSWFNSLTNTSERYQTVYEAATKQNITLYSRYIDNGSAQTVVVHNGYRAGQNSMLAHAKMFSDMGYNVLIPDIRAHNNSEGAYITFGHYEKEDLNGWIDQEVQTKPGQEIILAGVSMGAATTILSQETAHPNVIAYIADCGYSSVEQQFKDTLGLLAQYLESSSTFKDYDWKGREETLIHKLNEEKTKPLLGMDIYSVSPLEAVDDTGVPKLFIHGDADTFIPPVAQDLLYDKAIGYKEKLTILGAEHGVSLATEPELYIQTITSFLATIGKLETKHPEIAADVNLLKNPTFISTNTHLKEWAISVDNQQFSTAPLNKNELGEFILKKELDIDVVKAFQVGEALRIYSKNYNNFGVIGQMIPARAGETYELTFSALNDTYSLVTYPNVVYRLGDTTKDEALKGTKKQSRRLTYQAQKDGDMNVSLGAKLGYKIFFSKDYALTILSEPRVVNVDRTPPVAVTITNILETDEGCMVQGTGEQNTEIIIENTAGTLLTRTSTDAQGAFQINIAKGQEKLVHLINKDYKGNKSESRIIVFQ from the coding sequence ATGAAGAAAAAATTATTTATCACTGCGAGCTCGCTGATGATTTTAGGGAGTCTGGCGGGGGCTATTTCAGCAAAAGCTGAGGAAAAAATACAACAAGAAGTCGGCGGGGGGATCTATCTTGTTGAAAAAGAGGCAACAAACTTTTCTACATATGTAGGCGAGCAAACAAATCAAGCTAGTGCTTGGCAGAAACAGTTGAAGGGATTGACTGAGGCAGAGAGGCAAGAAATTTCAGGATATCTTGAAAAATATGTGGAAAAATTTGCTAGTAAAGCTTCTTTGGGTAGAGGAATCATGGATACTATTCTTGATCGTATCGTTATTGAACTAGCATTTGATTTTGGTTTTAGGAGAGATGACACACTTTATTCTATGGTTGTCGGTTCTAACGCTACAGTCCCGGAAGAGAGTTTAGCTCCCTTTGTTTCATGGTTCAATAGCTTGACCAATACATCTGAACGGTATCAGACAGTCTATGAAGCGGCAACAAAACAGAATATCACGCTTTACTCAAGGTATATCGATAACGGTTCAGCTCAAACAGTGGTCGTTCATAATGGGTATCGAGCTGGTCAAAACAGTATGTTAGCTCATGCAAAAATGTTTTCTGATATGGGCTATAATGTGCTGATTCCTGATATCCGCGCACACAACAATAGCGAGGGGGCGTATATTACATTTGGTCATTATGAAAAAGAAGATCTCAATGGATGGATCGATCAAGAGGTTCAAACGAAACCAGGACAAGAAATCATTTTAGCCGGCGTTTCCATGGGAGCCGCAACAACTATCCTTTCACAGGAAACTGCTCATCCTAATGTGATTGCCTATATAGCTGACTGCGGGTATTCGTCAGTTGAGCAACAATTCAAAGATACCCTAGGACTGCTTGCGCAATACCTCGAATCCTCTTCCACGTTCAAAGATTATGATTGGAAAGGTAGAGAAGAAACACTAATCCATAAATTGAACGAGGAAAAAACAAAACCACTTTTAGGTATGGATATTTACAGTGTCTCACCCCTTGAAGCAGTCGATGATACAGGTGTTCCTAAATTATTTATCCATGGAGATGCGGATACCTTTATCCCTCCTGTAGCACAGGATTTATTATATGATAAAGCAATCGGCTATAAAGAAAAATTAACGATTCTAGGCGCTGAGCACGGTGTCTCACTGGCAACAGAACCAGAGCTATATATTCAAACGATCACCTCATTTTTAGCGACAATTGGAAAACTGGAAACAAAACATCCGGAAATAGCTGCGGACGTCAATTTGCTGAAAAACCCAACATTCATTTCTACGAACACACACCTTAAGGAATGGGCAATTAGTGTGGATAATCAACAATTTAGTACAGCTCCTTTAAATAAAAATGAATTAGGTGAGTTTATTCTTAAAAAAGAGCTTGATATCGATGTCGTTAAAGCCTTTCAAGTAGGAGAAGCACTTCGTATTTACAGTAAAAATTATAATAATTTCGGTGTGATTGGACAAATGATTCCAGCCAGAGCAGGAGAAACCTATGAATTAACCTTCTCTGCTTTGAATGATACCTATTCTCTTGTTACCTATCCAAATGTTGTTTATCGCTTGGGGGATACAACAAAAGATGAAGCTTTGAAGGGGACCAAAAAACAAAGTAGACGTCTGACTTATCAAGCGCAAAAAGATGGAGATATGAATGTCTCTTTGGGTGCAAAGCTAGGCTATAAGATATTTTTCTCAAAAGACTACGCACTTACTATTCTTTCAGAGCCTAGAGTTGTCAATGTAGACCGAACACCACCTGTCGCGGTGACAATCACAAATATCCTCGAAACAGATGAAGGGTGTATGGTCCAAGGAACAGGGGAACAAAACACAGAAATAATTATTGAAAATACAGCTGGAACCCTTTTAACACGTACTTCAACAGATGCTCAAGGCGCTTTCCAGATCAATATAGCGAAAGGACAGGAAAAACTGGTTCATTTAATTAATAAGGATTACAAAGGAAATAAAAGTGAATCCAGAATAATTGTTTTCCAATAA
- a CDS encoding metal ABC transporter substrate-binding protein — protein sequence MKYKLSTLVVAAASLFLLAACGSGTSETDTSKESSTDEKLQVVATNSILADMAKEIGGKQINLHSIVPVGTDPHEYEPLPQDIQKASEAEVVLYNGLNLETGNGWFEKLMETAGKKEDEDYFAVSRTVTPMYLSGQESSHTEDPHAWLDISNGIAYSEEIAQIFAEKDPDNAETYQENSQAYTKKLKELDQTAKAEFADIPEDKKLLVTSEGAFKYFSKAYGLTAAYIWEINTESQGTPEQMKTIIETVKASEVPVLFVETSVDARSMERLSKETGLPIYSKIFTDSVAEEGEAGDSYYTMMKWNLEKIHEGLTQ from the coding sequence ATGAAGTATAAACTAAGTACACTAGTAGTAGCTGCAGCAAGTCTGTTTTTATTGGCGGCTTGTGGTTCAGGAACATCAGAGACAGACACATCTAAAGAAAGCAGTACTGATGAGAAATTACAGGTTGTTGCGACCAACTCGATCCTTGCAGATATGGCGAAAGAAATTGGTGGGAAACAGATTAATCTTCATAGCATTGTCCCAGTTGGCACAGATCCACATGAATATGAACCATTGCCGCAGGATATCCAGAAAGCAAGTGAAGCCGAGGTTGTTCTATATAATGGGTTGAATCTGGAAACAGGAAATGGCTGGTTTGAGAAATTGATGGAGACTGCAGGGAAAAAAGAGGATGAAGACTATTTTGCAGTTAGCCGAACAGTCACACCGATGTATCTGTCTGGTCAGGAAAGTAGTCACACCGAAGATCCTCATGCATGGCTGGATATCTCTAACGGGATTGCTTACAGTGAAGAAATTGCCCAGATTTTTGCTGAAAAAGATCCAGACAACGCTGAAACCTATCAGGAAAACAGTCAGGCATATACGAAAAAACTAAAGGAATTGGATCAAACGGCAAAAGCAGAATTTGCGGATATTCCGGAAGATAAAAAGCTTTTGGTTACAAGTGAAGGAGCCTTTAAATACTTTTCAAAAGCTTATGGCCTGACAGCTGCTTATATTTGGGAAATCAACACAGAGAGTCAGGGAACACCAGAGCAAATGAAGACGATCATTGAAACGGTAAAAGCATCTGAAGTACCGGTTCTATTCGTTGAAACATCCGTTGATGCCCGCAGTATGGAACGTTTGTCTAAAGAAACGGGGCTACCTATCTATAGTAAGATTTTCACTGACTCAGTGGCAGAAGAAGGTGAAGCTGGTGACAGCTACTACACCATGATGAAGTGGAATCTGGAAAAGATTCATGAAGGGTTGACTCAATGA
- a CDS encoding metal ABC transporter permease encodes MISEFIDGLMKYQFLQNALFTSVIVGIVAGVIGSFIILRGMSLMGDAISHAVLPGVAMSYMMGTSYIFGATLFGLVSAGLIGFVTKNSKLKNDTAIGIVFSSFFALGIILISFARSSTDLYHILFGNVLAVRDSDMLLTAIVGVIVLTVVFLFYKELKLTSFDPVSARSYGMNVTGINYMLMFLLTLVAVTSLQTVGTILVIAMLITPAATAYQLTNSLPKMIGLASGFGLLSAVVGLFFSYSYNLPSGATIVLAAAVCFILAFLFSPTKGLIFDLRRSKQYEV; translated from the coding sequence ATGATCAGTGAATTTATTGATGGATTAATGAAGTATCAGTTTTTACAAAATGCGTTATTCACTTCGGTGATCGTAGGCATCGTTGCTGGCGTAATAGGTTCTTTCATTATCCTACGCGGCATGTCTTTGATGGGGGATGCTATCTCCCATGCGGTACTACCGGGCGTTGCTATGTCCTATATGATGGGAACTAGCTACATATTTGGGGCAACACTATTTGGACTTGTTTCTGCCGGGCTGATCGGTTTTGTGACTAAAAACAGTAAGCTTAAGAATGATACAGCGATCGGGATCGTCTTCAGCTCCTTTTTCGCTTTAGGAATCATCTTGATTTCCTTTGCACGAAGCTCGACCGATTTGTACCATATTCTCTTTGGAAATGTGTTGGCTGTAAGAGATTCGGATATGCTGCTGACGGCAATTGTTGGAGTGATCGTATTGACTGTTGTTTTCTTATTTTATAAAGAATTGAAACTGACATCTTTTGATCCGGTAAGCGCTCGTTCGTATGGAATGAATGTAACAGGAATCAATTATATGCTAATGTTTTTACTCACTCTGGTTGCGGTCACTTCGCTACAAACAGTCGGCACGATTTTAGTCATTGCGATGCTGATTACACCGGCAGCAACGGCCTATCAATTAACAAACAGCTTACCGAAAATGATTGGCTTGGCTAGTGGTTTTGGTTTATTGAGTGCGGTTGTCGGCTTGTTTTTCAGCTATAGCTACAATCTCCCTTCTGGTGCTACTATTGTTTTAGCAGCAGCCGTGTGTTTTATCTTAGCTTTTCTATTTTCACCAACCAAAGGACTCATTTTTGATTTAAGGAGGAGCAAACAATATGAAGTATAA
- a CDS encoding metal ABC transporter ATP-binding protein yields MNKNVWIDNLSVSYQGKQALQSVDLILREKKLTGIVGPNGAGKSTLMKAALGLISKNSGNIMYVNEPLKNNQRRFAYVEQRQNADLSFPIDVFGVVLLGTYPKIGWIRRPGKKEKELAWRCLEKVGMTEFATRQIGELSGGQLQRVFIARALAQEADWFFLDEPFVGIDASSERMIIDLLKQLCNEGKSIVIVHHDLHKVTDYFDDLVLLNQQVIAYGEVTQTFTIENLKQGYGEEIVEMIRMGERKNDQ; encoded by the coding sequence ATGAACAAGAATGTATGGATAGACAATCTCTCTGTTTCGTATCAAGGCAAGCAGGCACTCCAATCCGTTGACTTGATTCTGAGAGAAAAGAAGCTGACGGGAATCGTTGGACCAAATGGTGCCGGAAAATCGACCTTGATGAAGGCCGCCTTGGGGCTGATTTCTAAAAATAGCGGCAATATCATGTATGTAAACGAACCATTAAAAAACAATCAGCGTCGCTTTGCTTACGTGGAGCAACGGCAAAACGCCGATTTATCTTTTCCAATCGATGTGTTTGGTGTGGTTCTTTTAGGGACATATCCTAAAATTGGATGGATTCGCAGGCCGGGGAAAAAAGAAAAGGAACTGGCCTGGCGTTGTCTTGAAAAGGTTGGTATGACAGAATTTGCAACGAGACAAATTGGTGAATTATCTGGAGGTCAACTACAGCGTGTATTCATAGCTAGAGCGTTGGCACAGGAGGCAGACTGGTTCTTTTTGGATGAACCATTTGTGGGGATTGACGCATCGAGTGAACGAATGATCATTGATTTGTTGAAGCAGCTTTGCAACGAAGGAAAGTCTATTGTTATTGTTCACCATGACCTGCACAAGGTCACCGACTATTTCGATGACTTGGTTTTGTTGAATCAACAGGTGATTGCATATGGTGAGGTAACACAGACCTTTACTATCGAAAATTTGAAACAAGGATATGGTGAAGAGATCGTGGAAATGATACGAATGGGGGAACGAAAAAATGATCAGTGA